A part of Myxococcales bacterium genomic DNA contains:
- a CDS encoding redoxin domain-containing protein, which translates to MQKISLLLLIFLTGCQAAYHVKLDRVRSVELDTPSLALEAADGSFHRLSKLYKKNRGTVLVFWQTACPCVKRYQKRVIDLNERYRVHGIKFLHLSSNTNESFERVKNEYNKRQIPLTLMRDNNAVIAKALGAKGTPTAILIDQRGRVQFMGWIDNERDVGESGRIAYLEDALEQFIGAKPISVPTSPMFGCAIY; encoded by the coding sequence ATGCAAAAGATATCTTTGCTCTTGCTAATTTTTTTGACCGGATGTCAAGCTGCCTATCATGTAAAACTTGATCGTGTGCGCTCTGTTGAGCTCGACACTCCATCGCTTGCTTTAGAGGCAGCGGATGGTTCGTTTCATCGTCTTTCTAAGCTCTATAAAAAAAACCGTGGAACTGTTTTGGTTTTTTGGCAAACAGCATGTCCGTGCGTAAAAAGATATCAAAAGCGAGTCATCGATCTAAACGAGCGTTATCGGGTTCATGGAATAAAATTTCTACACCTTTCGAGCAATACTAATGAATCCTTTGAAAGGGTAAAGAATGAATACAACAAACGTCAAATTCCCCTTACTTTGATGCGTGATAATAATGCTGTGATAGCAAAAGCCTTGGGAGCTAAGGGAACACCCACAGCAATTCTTATTGATCAAAGAGGGCGTGTTCAATTCATGGGATGGATCGATAACGAGCGTGATGTTGGTGAATCTGGGCGTATTGCTTATTTGGAAGATGCCCTCGAGCAATTTATAGGCGCTAAACCCATCAGCGTGCCAACATCTCCCATGTTTGGCTGTGCGATTTACTAG
- the argE gene encoding acetylornithine deacetylase has product MGDLFTILADLIAFKTVSLSPNISLINYLRDFFSLLGFSTDIISHPHDPLRANLLCQIGPQVQGGLMLCGHTDVVPVSDQNWYSDPFIMTEQEGRFYGRGTTDMKGFIAATCVALSQLPLQKLSRPLSLLWTYDEEVGCQGSYHMAPLLKNYFKYLPEAALIGEPTDFRVLRMHAGHATVSIRVKGKGAHSSDPSLGVSAIKAMHQILTGIFALENELQQEKSLENHFKRPFVLLNVGEIHGGSAVNIIPDEASVRIGFRPLPNTSIPHIVHRIKERAYKSCTMKEVGITVTLENCAPAMMTKENIKLANILECYTTKGQEEAAAYATDAGNLCEYDIPCLIFGPGTIDIAHQANEWISINVLLQAREKIKGIVMDYCG; this is encoded by the coding sequence GTGGGCGATCTTTTTACAATATTAGCCGATTTAATTGCCTTTAAGACCGTGTCCTTATCGCCAAACATTAGCCTTATTAATTATTTAAGAGATTTTTTTAGTCTTTTAGGGTTCTCTACGGATATCATTTCCCATCCTCATGATCCTTTGCGTGCAAATCTATTGTGCCAGATAGGCCCCCAAGTACAAGGTGGTCTTATGCTCTGTGGACACACTGATGTGGTGCCCGTATCTGATCAAAATTGGTATTCGGATCCTTTCATTATGACGGAACAAGAAGGGCGTTTTTATGGACGTGGTACCACCGACATGAAAGGATTTATTGCAGCGACATGTGTCGCACTCTCACAACTGCCATTACAAAAACTTTCACGTCCCCTTTCATTACTGTGGACCTACGACGAGGAGGTGGGGTGCCAGGGTTCTTATCACATGGCTCCGTTGTTAAAAAATTATTTTAAATATTTACCAGAAGCAGCACTTATTGGTGAACCTACTGATTTTAGAGTCCTTCGTATGCACGCGGGCCATGCTACCGTTTCAATTCGTGTTAAAGGCAAAGGTGCTCACAGCTCAGACCCCTCTTTAGGAGTAAGCGCAATCAAAGCCATGCATCAAATTCTCACAGGCATTTTTGCGCTTGAAAACGAATTACAGCAAGAGAAAAGCCTTGAAAACCATTTTAAACGTCCCTTTGTGCTCCTTAATGTTGGAGAAATTCACGGTGGTAGTGCTGTTAATATTATCCCCGATGAAGCCTCTGTTCGCATTGGCTTCAGACCACTCCCTAACACATCAATCCCCCATATTGTCCATCGCATCAAAGAGCGAGCTTACAAGTCGTGCACTATGAAAGAAGTTGGTATCACTGTAACGCTAGAAAATTGTGCCCCCGCTATGATGACAAAAGAAAACATTAAACTCGCTAATATTCTTGAGTGCTACACAACTAAAGGCCAGGAAGAAGCTGCGGCATATGCGACTGATGCGGGAAATCTTTGTGAATATGATATTCCTTGCCTTATTTTTGGCCCCGGAACCATTGATATAGCTCATCAAGCTAACGAGTGGATAAGCATCAATGTTCTTCTGCAAGCTCGAGAAAAAATAAAAGGTATCGTCATGGATTACTGTGGATAG
- the trxA gene encoding thioredoxin gives MSDNPHIKTLTDSNFDAEVKQQNVPVLVDFWAAWCAPCRAIAPHLEDLASKYNGQAVVAKLNVDEQPQTAGNLGIRALPTLLLFKNGQVVEQMVGAVSKDRIDALIKSHI, from the coding sequence ATGTCTGATAATCCCCATATAAAAACACTTACCGATTCAAATTTTGATGCAGAAGTAAAACAACAAAACGTGCCTGTTTTGGTGGATTTTTGGGCTGCATGGTGTGCTCCATGTCGCGCAATAGCTCCACACTTAGAAGATCTTGCAAGCAAATATAATGGTCAGGCGGTTGTGGCCAAGCTTAATGTTGACGAACAACCTCAAACTGCAGGTAATTTGGGTATCAGAGCGCTACCAACCTTATTGCTATTTAAAAATGGCCAAGTGGTAGAGCAGATGGTTGGAGCGGTATCAAAAGATCGGATTGACGCTCTCATTAAGTCTCATATCTAG
- the tsaB gene encoding tRNA (adenosine(37)-N6)-threonylcarbamoyltransferase complex dimerization subunit type 1 TsaB, whose product MTINQNIILAIDTAFEHGRVVVFTQDGLILSDHSLEHKMSHSTALCGTLETVLRNLNGYSLKLVMTGLGPGSFVGLRISLATALGFAFGRSIPIMGFSSSLALAYSCDKLHDSSSVITKASGNLVYFSGFSKKDSQLYQYSQTLVVDKNEALKHAASSSLVISDQDSGPQSLTLLGPSSSGVVHACLDRVNEFGIIDESETIKPNYIKPPSVSTSKKSPVCVQFEI is encoded by the coding sequence ATGACTATCAATCAAAATATCATACTCGCTATCGACACTGCATTTGAGCACGGGAGAGTAGTGGTCTTCACCCAAGACGGCCTTATTTTAAGCGACCACTCTCTTGAGCATAAAATGTCACACAGCACAGCCTTGTGCGGCACCTTAGAAACAGTTCTAAGAAATTTAAATGGCTACTCATTAAAACTTGTGATGACAGGTTTGGGGCCAGGATCTTTTGTGGGCCTTAGAATAAGTCTAGCTACGGCCTTGGGTTTCGCCTTTGGACGCTCGATCCCTATCATGGGCTTTTCTTCATCTTTGGCCTTAGCCTACTCCTGCGATAAATTGCATGACAGCTCTTCAGTCATCACTAAAGCAAGCGGCAATCTTGTGTACTTCAGTGGCTTTAGCAAAAAAGATTCACAATTGTATCAATATTCTCAAACTTTGGTTGTGGACAAAAACGAAGCCCTCAAGCATGCTGCCTCGTCATCACTTGTCATTTCTGATCAGGATAGTGGCCCGCAATCTCTCACTCTTCTTGGACCCAGCTCAAGCGGTGTGGTGCATGCCTGTCTCGATCGAGTAAACGAGTTTGGCATCATTGATGAAAGTGAAACCATCAAACCCAACTATATAAAACCCCCAAGCGTATCGACTTCTAAAAAATCTCCCGTCTGCGTGCAATTTGAGATCTAA
- a CDS encoding LysR family transcriptional regulator, with protein MMPQAMDLKYFLTVCKSKNISRASELLGLAQPSLSLAIKRLENFAGTPLFIRSKSGVEITKAGQLFKERSHELLSLWENLCSDIKKQSDLVSGRYFIGTHIALAIRILPPILTALMSKYPNLEISLVHDLSRVITDRVISFDIDFAIVVNPTYHPDLVIREFQSDQVGLYVQAKNYNKDTLILDPDLLQSQNLLNSIKKRGLDFKRTITTSSLGMVNALVKAGAGVGILPGRIKSPELELLDVSLPQIQDSHCLIYRADNQTSNAARVLKKELMQLLVDGSEIQR; from the coding sequence ATGATGCCTCAAGCTATGGATCTAAAATATTTTTTAACCGTCTGTAAGAGTAAAAATATTTCTCGAGCATCTGAGCTCCTAGGTTTAGCTCAGCCATCACTTAGTCTTGCAATAAAACGGCTTGAAAATTTTGCAGGTACACCTCTTTTTATTCGCTCCAAATCAGGCGTAGAGATTACCAAGGCTGGTCAACTTTTTAAGGAACGCTCTCATGAGCTACTCAGCCTTTGGGAGAATTTGTGCTCTGATATAAAAAAGCAAAGCGATCTCGTGAGTGGCCGATATTTTATCGGTACTCACATTGCCTTAGCCATAAGAATCTTACCGCCTATTTTAACTGCACTTATGAGCAAGTATCCAAACTTAGAAATATCGCTAGTACACGATCTTTCTCGAGTTATTACTGATCGAGTCATTAGTTTTGATATTGATTTTGCGATCGTAGTAAATCCAACCTATCACCCTGATTTGGTAATTCGAGAGTTTCAAAGTGATCAGGTTGGCCTCTATGTGCAGGCAAAAAACTACAACAAAGATACGCTCATTCTAGATCCTGATCTTTTGCAGTCACAAAATTTGCTCAACAGCATAAAAAAAAGAGGCTTAGATTTTAAACGCACCATCACCACTTCTTCTCTTGGCATGGTCAACGCTTTGGTAAAGGCAGGTGCGGGAGTTGGAATACTTCCGGGGCGCATAAAAAGCCCCGAGCTCGAGTTATTGGATGTATCATTGCCGCAAATTCAAGACAGCCACTGTTTGATCTATCGGGCGGACAATCAAACAAGCAATGCCGCTCGGGTGCTCAAAAAAGAACTCATGCAATTACTCGTCGATGGCTCTGAGATTCAAAGATAG
- a CDS encoding FAD binding domain-containing protein encodes MLPLSSFRVESPSNMAQLADCIKKASQKIKIMSGGTDLIPNLKHRLYDIEHIISLQNIQELDGVKFENGKIYIGANLKLCEVISNDVLENYCPALKEAASHIASPQIRNMATVGGNICLDTRCLYFNQSEFWRSALGYCLKKDGTVCHVIKTGKRCVAASSNDLVSVLLALKARLCIWSPGHEYEIDLDDFYTANGLKNNKLGDGEIVSKVYFEAVKNKCTGFAKLRHRQSIDFSLISVGVSYMLEHERVRDLTVVVNALVAKPKVLVFPQLEHTTLDNRLINEVALQSAQKCHPQSNICDDPKWRKEMVKIYVERAFENSLKNRK; translated from the coding sequence ATGCTGCCCTTGAGTTCCTTTAGAGTTGAAAGCCCTTCGAATATGGCTCAACTTGCCGATTGTATTAAGAAAGCTTCTCAAAAAATTAAAATAATGTCGGGCGGAACAGATCTGATACCTAATCTTAAACACCGCCTCTACGATATTGAACACATAATTTCTTTACAAAATATTCAGGAGCTGGATGGAGTAAAATTTGAAAATGGAAAAATTTATATCGGAGCAAATTTAAAACTTTGTGAAGTCATTTCTAATGATGTACTTGAGAATTATTGTCCAGCGCTAAAAGAGGCGGCATCACATATTGCTTCACCTCAGATTCGTAATATGGCAACTGTGGGGGGCAATATTTGTCTTGATACTCGTTGTTTATACTTTAATCAGAGTGAATTTTGGCGTTCAGCTTTAGGGTATTGCCTTAAAAAAGACGGTACAGTGTGCCATGTCATAAAAACCGGGAAACGCTGTGTTGCTGCAAGTTCTAATGATCTTGTAAGCGTGCTGCTTGCTTTAAAGGCCCGGCTTTGTATTTGGTCGCCTGGCCATGAATATGAAATAGATTTGGATGATTTTTATACAGCCAACGGTCTCAAAAATAATAAGCTTGGTGATGGTGAGATTGTTAGCAAAGTTTATTTCGAAGCAGTGAAAAATAAATGTACGGGCTTTGCCAAGTTGCGCCACCGACAGAGCATTGATTTTTCTCTCATAAGTGTTGGAGTGAGTTATATGCTCGAGCATGAGCGAGTAAGAGATCTAACGGTGGTTGTTAATGCGTTGGTGGCAAAACCTAAGGTTCTTGTATTTCCGCAATTGGAACATACAACACTAGATAATCGTTTGATCAATGAAGTGGCGCTTCAGTCAGCTCAGAAGTGTCATCCTCAGAGCAATATCTGTGATGATCCTAAGTGGCGCAAAGAGATGGTTAAAATCTATGTTGAGCGTGCCTTTGAAAATAGTTTGAAAAATAGAAAATAG
- a CDS encoding BolA family transcriptional regulator translates to MHSLTKDAIEKILQEQFKPLSLEVIDDSHAHRGHAAALEQPQAGHFSVMMVSEAFNGLNQVKRHRLVYQALGELMHAKIHALSLNLRAIDE, encoded by the coding sequence ATCCATAGTCTTACTAAAGATGCCATTGAAAAGATTTTGCAAGAACAATTTAAGCCACTTTCATTAGAGGTTATTGATGACAGTCATGCTCATCGTGGACATGCTGCAGCTTTAGAACAACCACAGGCAGGTCACTTTAGTGTAATGATGGTGAGTGAGGCTTTTAATGGTTTAAACCAGGTTAAGAGGCATCGCTTGGTTTATCAGGCGCTCGGCGAACTGATGCATGCCAAAATTCATGCTCTATCTTTGAATCTCAGAGCCATCGACGAGTAA
- a CDS encoding 2Fe-2S iron-sulfur cluster binding domain-containing protein: MSKSIHRLRVNKCTHEIILEANDTLLGVLRYRLDLIGTKQGCDKGDCGACTVLLKRL, encoded by the coding sequence GTGAGTAAATCCATCCATAGATTACGTGTCAATAAGTGCACTCATGAGATAATACTTGAGGCCAATGATACTCTGCTTGGTGTTTTGCGATATCGTCTTGACTTGATTGGCACCAAGCAAGGATGTGACAAAGGTGACTGTGGAGCATGTACGGTGCTTCTTAAGAGGCTGTAA
- a CDS encoding amino acid permease produces the protein MSLLRTKPIGSTDGEGSLKRCLGAMDVTFLGVGAIIGAGIFVITGVVAATSAGPAIILSYIVAGLACVFVALSYAELAASIGGCGSAYGYAYAGLGEFIAWIIGWDLLLEYGLGISTVAIGWSGYVSNALASMGISLPVALSKNFFEGGIIDLPASLIILLLAVLLSIGTRESTRFNTVIVFVKLLAIATFIGVSFTHVDGQHWQSFMPFGWHGVMQGAALVFFAYIGFDAVSTAAEETINPQKNLPIGIIVSLFVCTAIYMMVSALLTLIVPYTSLNVKSPVAEVLLNLDHPIAAGFISAGAIAGLTTVMLVLYYGFSRIFLAISRDGLLSQRFAKVHPKTKTPVSIIMLSGVFMSIIAGLTPIGKLAEMVNIGTLAAFILVCSGVIVLRISKPEMHRPFKLGFHPFIPVMGIIFCLYLMVSLPAETWLRFIVWMVAGIMIYAFYGYKNSLLNRSASSADQGVNVQNTEETC, from the coding sequence ATGAGTCTTTTGCGAACAAAACCTATTGGTTCCACCGACGGTGAAGGATCATTAAAACGCTGTCTCGGTGCAATGGATGTAACATTTTTAGGAGTAGGGGCAATTATTGGCGCTGGTATCTTTGTGATAACCGGTGTTGTAGCCGCAACCAGCGCAGGCCCTGCAATTATTTTAAGCTATATTGTGGCTGGTCTTGCCTGTGTTTTTGTAGCACTTTCTTATGCGGAATTGGCCGCAAGCATTGGTGGATGCGGAAGTGCATATGGCTATGCCTATGCTGGACTCGGCGAATTTATCGCTTGGATCATCGGGTGGGATTTGTTGCTTGAATATGGGCTTGGTATTTCTACTGTTGCTATCGGCTGGTCGGGCTATGTTTCAAATGCCTTAGCTTCCATGGGAATATCGCTTCCCGTAGCTCTTAGTAAAAACTTTTTTGAAGGTGGCATCATCGATTTACCAGCTTCTCTCATTATATTGCTACTTGCTGTTTTATTAAGCATTGGTACCCGTGAAAGTACGCGCTTTAACACCGTGATTGTATTCGTCAAACTTTTAGCTATTGCAACATTTATTGGTGTTTCTTTTACTCACGTCGATGGACAACACTGGCAAAGTTTTATGCCTTTTGGCTGGCATGGAGTAATGCAGGGTGCAGCTTTGGTATTTTTTGCTTACATTGGGTTTGATGCTGTTTCAACCGCCGCAGAAGAAACCATTAACCCACAAAAAAATCTTCCCATAGGAATTATTGTATCTCTCTTTGTCTGCACAGCAATTTACATGATGGTATCGGCCCTACTCACCCTGATAGTTCCTTACACATCATTGAATGTTAAATCTCCGGTAGCGGAAGTTTTACTTAACCTCGATCACCCGATTGCTGCAGGCTTTATTTCTGCAGGAGCCATTGCAGGTCTCACTACAGTGATGCTGGTTCTCTACTATGGATTCTCGCGAATATTCTTAGCTATTTCTCGGGATGGATTGCTCTCGCAGCGCTTTGCCAAAGTCCATCCAAAAACAAAAACTCCTGTCTCCATCATCATGCTTAGCGGTGTTTTTATGTCCATCATCGCAGGACTAACTCCTATTGGTAAACTTGCGGAGATGGTCAACATTGGCACACTTGCCGCATTTATTCTCGTGTGCAGCGGAGTGATCGTTCTAAGAATAAGTAAGCCTGAAATGCACAGACCTTTTAAACTTGGATTTCACCCTTTCATCCCCGTTATGGGAATTATTTTTTGCCTCTATCTAATGGTGAGCCTGCCCGCTGAAACATGGTTAAGATTCATCGTATGGATGGTGGCAGGAATAATGATCTATGCTTTCTACGGCTATAAAAATAGTCTGCTCAATCGCTCAGCATCCTCAGCTGACCAAGGTGTCAACGTGCAAAATACAGAAGAAACGTGCTAG
- a CDS encoding molybdopterin-dependent oxidoreductase, with protein sequence MNSIFSHGTTIKESIQTHKHPDFGVGHSRKKIDALEKLLGRTRYTDDISLPGMLFGKIVRSPHAHARIISIDTSSILDMPGVVDVIIGADMPIKYGVIPWTKDEYPLAVGKTRYVGDAVAAVIAHSESIAYEAGLKLKVEYEVLPSILTIAQAKVTDALQVNERAKIGNITKHVDLSFGSVEENLAQADVVMKENFSFHNTTHAPIEPHCAIGNCDTNGRLTVYSSTQVPHYLHRTLSEVLDVPAHQIRVIQPPLGGAFGGKSEPFDLEFVVALASMRLKKPVKILYTREEVFFAHRGRHPMDITMTMGVKNNGEIIALKNNIEIDGGAYASFGMITAFYAGQLLCGPVGMKSYQFSSTRYYTNKPACGPKRGHGSVQPRFAFEIMCDMAAEKLNMDPIQFRLINAVSPESTTVNGQQVGSLGLEEVLSEVAHASQWTERKKFSYGRGLGVACSMYISGTNYPVYPNDMPQSSVSIRFDRCGALHIFSGASDIGQGAATVLAQIAQEELGINGDRICVTTADTDLTPVDLGAYSSRVTMMMGHAAMEAFRKARHKISQAVAKKLGERFSKEIDDSDLVFSNERIFLKDAPEISMSFNDALVYSESLFGSLVFSGDYRTVERGGDYRGGSIGASPAYSCTAHIADVSVDTNTGKISINKIYVAHDCGRAINPLLVEGQIEGSTYMGAAEVVLEQFIVDEEEGARKGMLIGPSLLDYRIPTTLDTPPIHSIIVEKPDKNGPYGAKEAGEGPLHSAIPAVANAIYAAVGVRLTSLPFSPARILDALKKKGEPCCP encoded by the coding sequence ATGAACAGCATTTTTTCCCATGGAACGACCATCAAAGAGAGTATTCAAACGCATAAGCATCCTGATTTTGGTGTAGGGCACTCACGTAAAAAAATAGATGCATTAGAAAAATTATTGGGGCGCACTCGTTATACCGATGATATTTCTTTACCAGGTATGCTTTTTGGTAAAATTGTACGAAGTCCCCATGCTCACGCGAGAATTATCAGTATCGATACATCGAGTATTTTGGATATGCCGGGTGTGGTGGATGTGATCATTGGGGCAGATATGCCTATTAAATATGGCGTGATTCCTTGGACCAAAGATGAATATCCCTTGGCGGTGGGAAAAACACGTTATGTTGGTGACGCTGTAGCTGCAGTTATCGCTCACAGTGAAAGCATCGCTTATGAAGCAGGGTTGAAATTGAAAGTAGAGTATGAGGTGTTACCAAGTATTCTGACGATAGCTCAGGCCAAAGTTACAGACGCACTACAAGTCAATGAACGGGCGAAAATAGGAAATATCACCAAGCATGTTGATTTAAGTTTTGGAAGTGTTGAAGAAAATTTGGCTCAAGCCGACGTAGTTATGAAAGAAAATTTTTCTTTTCACAATACGACGCATGCTCCTATTGAGCCACACTGCGCTATTGGAAATTGCGATACTAATGGACGACTGACAGTTTATTCATCTACTCAAGTACCTCATTACTTGCACCGAACTTTATCTGAAGTACTAGATGTACCTGCTCATCAGATTCGTGTTATTCAACCTCCGCTGGGCGGTGCTTTTGGTGGTAAGAGTGAACCTTTTGATCTTGAGTTTGTAGTTGCGCTAGCATCGATGCGTTTGAAAAAGCCGGTAAAGATTCTCTATACGCGAGAAGAAGTATTTTTTGCTCATCGGGGTCGACATCCTATGGATATAACAATGACCATGGGAGTAAAAAATAATGGCGAAATTATTGCGCTAAAAAATAATATTGAAATAGATGGTGGTGCCTATGCTTCGTTTGGCATGATTACTGCATTTTATGCTGGTCAATTGCTTTGTGGTCCGGTAGGAATGAAGAGCTATCAATTTTCATCGACTCGGTATTATACCAACAAACCAGCATGTGGCCCTAAACGAGGACATGGATCAGTGCAACCGCGTTTTGCTTTTGAAATAATGTGCGATATGGCGGCGGAAAAATTAAACATGGATCCCATTCAATTTCGCCTTATCAATGCTGTTAGCCCTGAATCTACAACTGTGAATGGTCAGCAGGTAGGAAGTTTAGGGCTTGAAGAGGTACTTTCGGAAGTAGCGCATGCTTCTCAATGGACTGAGCGAAAAAAATTTTCTTACGGTCGTGGGCTTGGTGTGGCATGCAGCATGTATATCAGCGGTACTAATTATCCCGTTTACCCAAACGATATGCCTCAATCTTCAGTCTCTATTCGTTTTGATCGCTGTGGAGCACTGCATATTTTCAGCGGTGCGTCTGATATCGGACAAGGAGCAGCCACTGTGCTCGCTCAAATAGCGCAAGAAGAACTTGGTATTAATGGCGATAGAATCTGTGTTACCACTGCTGATACTGATCTTACTCCTGTAGATTTGGGAGCTTATTCGAGCCGGGTGACTATGATGATGGGTCATGCAGCTATGGAGGCCTTTCGAAAAGCGCGTCATAAAATTTCTCAAGCTGTTGCTAAAAAATTGGGTGAACGATTCTCAAAAGAGATTGATGATAGTGATTTAGTTTTTTCTAATGAGAGAATATTCCTCAAGGATGCTCCAGAAATATCTATGAGCTTTAACGATGCACTCGTGTATTCGGAGTCCCTTTTTGGTTCTTTAGTTTTTAGCGGCGACTATCGGACGGTTGAACGTGGGGGAGACTATCGAGGAGGAAGCATTGGTGCATCACCCGCCTATTCTTGTACGGCTCACATTGCAGATGTCAGTGTGGATACGAACACAGGAAAAATTAGCATCAATAAAATTTATGTAGCGCATGATTGTGGTCGCGCCATCAATCCACTTTTAGTTGAGGGGCAAATAGAGGGAAGCACCTACATGGGGGCCGCTGAAGTTGTACTTGAACAATTTATTGTGGATGAAGAAGAGGGGGCTCGTAAAGGAATGTTGATCGGTCCAAGTTTGCTCGACTACCGTATTCCTACAACGCTTGATACGCCACCGATACATTCGATCATTGTAGAAAAACCAGATAAAAATGGTCCATATGGTGCCAAAGAAGCAGGAGAAGGTCCTCTTCATAGCGCTATCCCTGCTGTAGCAAATGCTATTTATGCGGCTGTTGGGGTGAGATTGACTTCTCTTCCGTTTTCACCAGCACGAATCTTAGACGCTCTTAAAAAAAAAGGTGAGCCATGCTGCCCTTGA
- a CDS encoding IS5 family transposase has product MKTFLKGNIMSCLYETCLSDCAWEVIEPLFPANAKRGRRRVYSFRSIVDAIFYVLKNGCVWRCLPNDFPPHGIVYHYFRTWSVSGLWAVLNCILVAIVRTCAGRDASPSLVSIDSQSQTAEPGVDERGLDGGKKINGRKRHIVVDTMGLMLLCICTAANVSDRVAGEELVTELNKREKFPRLAKILGDNAYKNLSSGLRVGVSTETAERLKGQKGFVPQIFRWAVERTFAWLNRNRRLVRNYEKNTKHQESMNYIANARLCIRRLENWLTT; this is encoded by the coding sequence GTGAAAACCTTTTTGAAAGGAAATATCATGTCGTGCTTGTATGAGACCTGTTTGTCAGATTGTGCCTGGGAAGTGATTGAGCCACTTTTTCCTGCTAACGCCAAACGAGGCAGACGTCGTGTCTATAGCTTTCGGAGCATAGTTGATGCCATATTCTATGTTTTAAAGAACGGCTGTGTGTGGCGTTGTTTACCCAATGACTTTCCTCCTCACGGTATTGTCTATCACTATTTTCGCACCTGGTCTGTTTCTGGTTTGTGGGCGGTCTTAAACTGCATTCTCGTGGCAATAGTCAGAACCTGTGCTGGCAGAGATGCAAGCCCCTCACTTGTTTCCATCGACTCCCAATCACAGACAGCGGAACCAGGAGTAGATGAGCGTGGTTTGGATGGGGGAAAGAAGATTAATGGAAGAAAGCGCCACATCGTTGTTGATACGATGGGATTGATGCTCCTATGCATTTGTACCGCAGCAAATGTATCTGATAGGGTTGCCGGCGAGGAATTGGTTACTGAGCTCAATAAGCGCGAGAAGTTTCCCAGATTAGCGAAGATTCTTGGAGATAACGCATATAAGAATTTGTCTTCAGGCTTGAGAGTAGGCGTAAGCACAGAAACTGCGGAACGTTTAAAAGGGCAAAAGGGGTTTGTACCACAAATATTTCGTTGGGCCGTAGAACGAACTTTTGCTTGGCTGAATCGAAATAGGCGTCTGGTGCGTAACTATGAGAAGAATACAAAGCATCAGGAATCAATGAACTACATCGCTAATGCAAGATTATGTATCAGACGATTGGAAAATTGGCTTACCACCTGA
- a CDS encoding thioredoxin domain-containing protein, with amino-acid sequence MRLFLALILYGLIFSSCRQQLPVNQKIPSQADTTKVDAQKTQRRMLFSIDEGKHVHGDPNARVPVVVFIDYLSAHSARSFRVLKELLADQQLKLIIRISFRHYPRGQESIKAAKAALASGLQGKHFFWRMSQKLFDADGEIDDSIYIKAAQEIGLDSQRFSQDMLENESKFMHLLRSDATTMRKVRNVAKVGEIFVGGHIYRGPMKRASLKRFIMAVKNYNERAISPSS; translated from the coding sequence ATGCGATTATTTTTGGCTTTGATTTTATACGGACTAATATTTTCATCTTGCAGGCAGCAACTACCAGTAAATCAAAAAATTCCTTCTCAGGCTGATACAACAAAGGTAGATGCTCAAAAGACTCAACGTCGCATGCTTTTTTCCATTGATGAGGGAAAGCATGTGCATGGTGATCCCAATGCTCGTGTTCCCGTAGTGGTTTTTATTGACTACTTAAGTGCCCATAGTGCACGTAGTTTTCGTGTTTTAAAGGAGTTGTTAGCCGATCAGCAACTTAAGCTTATTATACGTATTTCGTTTCGCCATTATCCTAGAGGACAAGAGAGTATCAAAGCGGCCAAGGCAGCCCTAGCGTCAGGTTTGCAAGGCAAACATTTTTTTTGGCGCATGTCACAAAAATTGTTTGATGCTGATGGCGAAATAGATGACTCCATTTACATCAAAGCAGCACAAGAAATAGGACTCGATAGCCAGCGCTTTAGCCAAGATATGCTTGAAAACGAAAGCAAATTTATGCACCTATTGAGGAGTGATGCTACTACAATGCGCAAGGTGAGAAATGTTGCCAAAGTAGGTGAAATTTTTGTGGGAGGTCATATTTATCGGGGACCAATGAAGCGAGCAAGCTTAAAACGATTTATTATGGCGGTTAAAAATTATAACGAACGTGCAATCAGTCCAAGTTCGTAG